Proteins from one Calditrichota bacterium genomic window:
- a CDS encoding Bax inhibitor-1/YccA family protein, which translates to MRTGNPVLSDKSFNVSSVGSERMTIEGVVNKSAILLGLLFISAYWVWDKYFQTLIYSDVALYMWGGIIGGFIVAIVTTFKPNIANITAPVYALLEGLALGGISAYLETRFPGIVIQAVALTFAVFFSLLVAYRSGLIKVTENFKLMVVSATGGIFLVYMLSFVLGMFGISMPLIHDNGLFGILFSLAVIAIAAMNLVLDFDFIESGVEKGAPKYMEWYASFGLLVTLVWLYIEILRLLAKARR; encoded by the coding sequence ATGAGAACCGGAAATCCCGTTTTATCAGATAAAAGTTTCAATGTCAGTTCCGTTGGATCGGAGAGAATGACGATTGAAGGAGTTGTAAACAAATCTGCAATTCTATTGGGGTTGTTATTTATCAGCGCTTACTGGGTTTGGGATAAATATTTTCAGACGCTTATCTATTCAGATGTTGCACTTTATATGTGGGGTGGAATAATCGGCGGATTTATTGTTGCCATTGTTACAACCTTTAAGCCCAATATTGCCAATATCACCGCGCCAGTTTATGCATTGCTGGAAGGCTTGGCTCTTGGTGGTATATCTGCTTACCTTGAAACCCGTTTTCCGGGAATTGTTATTCAGGCTGTTGCGCTTACTTTTGCTGTATTTTTTAGTCTTCTGGTTGCATACCGCTCAGGGTTAATTAAAGTTACCGAGAATTTTAAGCTGATGGTTGTTTCTGCCACGGGTGGAATATTTTTAGTTTATATGCTCAGTTTTGTGTTGGGTATGTTTGGCATAAGTATGCCTTTGATCCACGATAATGGATTATTCGGTATTTTGTTTAGCCTTGCCGTAATTGCCATTGCTGCAATGAACCTGGTTTTAGATTTCGATTTTATTGAAAGCGGTGTTGAAAAAGGTGCTCCAAAGTATATGGAATGGTATGCCTCCTTTGGACTGCTTGTAACGTTGGTTTGGCTTTATATTGAAATTTTAAGGTTGCTTGCCAAAGCACGCAGGTAA
- a CDS encoding phage holin family protein has product MRNIILRIFINTAALWVVDKLFQDIWFQDTGALILTAIVFGLLNTFIKPILVIFTLPINLLSLGLFTIVINALILKLADYWIDDFVVDGFGTAIFASLFISIISIILNSILKDK; this is encoded by the coding sequence ATGCGTAATATTATACTTCGCATTTTCATTAATACAGCCGCACTTTGGGTTGTGGATAAACTTTTTCAGGATATTTGGTTTCAGGATACCGGCGCACTTATTTTAACCGCCATTGTTTTTGGATTGCTAAATACTTTTATAAAACCAATTCTTGTGATTTTCACTCTACCGATCAACCTGCTTTCACTTGGTTTATTTACAATTGTTATCAATGCACTTATCTTAAAGCTGGCTGATTACTGGATTGATGATTTTGTTGTAGATGGATTTGGTACTGCTATTTTTGCCTCTCTTTTTATAAGTATTATCAGCATTATTTTAAACAGCATTTTAAAAGACAAGTAA
- the ptsP gene encoding phosphoenolpyruvate--protein phosphotransferase, with protein MSVDFSVRNIVLKGISVSDGIGIGKIMVYRTDFDDVTEYTIEKNKIIDEIDRYSAAVNEVNLIFQNNQKRVAREVGLDNAKIYETYHMILEDPFFQEEIPAAINSRQKNAEYIICSKLDLYEKHFESVEDEYLRERIYDIRGVSRRLIYHLLQHEFPDQSSSSNNIIVARELTPADSIHFHHKSLKGLVTEFGGRTSHAAILARSMEVPAIVGVKDLLKKVKNNATTIIDGTEGVLIINPDEEKLDFYKLKQERFSQKKQALIRGLEKPIHNLPNRKIRFLANINEPSEIQLAKKYKAQGVGLFRTELQFIAKEQFLTEDEQFSCYKELAQSFEDNEVVIRVLDLGGDKFLPFADTHKEPNPFLGWCSIRILLTEKELFRTQLRAILRASAFGKVKILIPMISSKEELIESKKVLNEVLLEMDNKKIKYDPEIQIGVMIEIPSAAIIIEDLIDEVDFVSIGTNDLIQYTLAVDRNNEKVASFYQPLNPAVIHLLKKVISVSNKNKKPVSVCGEMAGDPRYTQLLLSLGVNDFSMQPVSIPGVKNVVLNTDKKCLKSIEQKTNSFCSVNELGEFLDQKLSTINGVRNA; from the coding sequence ATGTCAGTTGATTTTTCCGTCCGTAATATTGTATTAAAAGGTATTTCTGTTTCCGATGGAATCGGTATCGGGAAAATTATGGTCTATAGAACTGACTTTGATGATGTAACAGAATACACCATTGAAAAGAATAAAATCATCGATGAAATTGATCGTTATTCTGCTGCTGTAAATGAAGTAAATCTTATTTTTCAAAATAATCAAAAACGGGTTGCCAGAGAAGTAGGATTGGATAATGCCAAAATATATGAAACATACCATATGATTTTGGAAGATCCGTTTTTCCAGGAAGAAATTCCCGCTGCAATAAACTCTCGTCAGAAAAATGCTGAATATATTATTTGCTCCAAATTAGACCTTTATGAAAAACATTTTGAATCTGTTGAAGATGAATACTTGCGAGAGCGGATTTACGATATTCGCGGTGTAAGCCGTCGTTTAATTTATCACCTTCTACAACATGAGTTTCCCGATCAGAGTTCTTCATCAAATAATATTATTGTTGCCCGTGAACTAACACCGGCTGACTCAATTCATTTTCACCATAAAAGCTTAAAAGGCCTGGTTACAGAATTTGGTGGGCGTACCAGTCATGCTGCTATTCTGGCCCGATCAATGGAAGTTCCTGCTATTGTGGGTGTAAAAGATTTACTGAAAAAAGTCAAAAACAATGCTACCACAATTATCGATGGAACAGAAGGCGTATTAATAATTAACCCGGATGAAGAAAAACTTGATTTTTATAAACTTAAGCAAGAGCGTTTTTCTCAGAAAAAGCAAGCATTAATCCGCGGTCTCGAAAAACCTATACACAATTTGCCAAACAGAAAGATCCGCTTTCTGGCAAACATAAACGAACCAAGTGAAATCCAACTTGCAAAAAAATATAAGGCACAAGGTGTTGGTCTTTTCCGAACCGAACTCCAGTTCATTGCTAAAGAGCAGTTTTTAACAGAAGACGAGCAATTTTCTTGCTATAAAGAACTGGCTCAAAGTTTTGAAGATAACGAAGTTGTTATCCGTGTATTAGATTTAGGCGGGGATAAATTCCTGCCTTTTGCAGATACCCACAAGGAGCCTAATCCATTCCTTGGATGGTGTTCCATTCGTATTTTACTAACTGAAAAAGAACTGTTTAGAACTCAGCTCCGGGCTATACTGCGTGCCTCGGCTTTTGGAAAAGTAAAAATATTGATACCGATGATCTCGAGTAAAGAAGAATTGATCGAGAGTAAAAAAGTGCTCAACGAAGTGCTTCTTGAAATGGACAATAAAAAAATAAAATATGATCCTGAAATCCAAATTGGTGTTATGATTGAAATACCTTCTGCTGCTATTATTATCGAAGACCTGATCGATGAGGTTGATTTTGTTAGCATTGGCACCAATGACCTGATTCAATACACATTGGCCGTTGACCGTAACAATGAAAAAGTTGCTTCCTTTTATCAGCCGCTTAATCCTGCCGTAATTCATTTGTTAAAAAAAGTTATTTCCGTTAGTAATAAAAATAAAAAACCTGTTTCGGTTTGCGGAGAAATGGCCGGTGACCCAAGATATACACAACTACTACTTTCACTGGGTGTAAATGATTTTAGTATGCAACCTGTTTCAATTCCCGGCGTAAAGAATGTTGTTTTAAATACTGACAAAAAGTGTTTAAAAAGCATTGAGCAAAAAACAAATTCTTTTTGCTCAGTAAATGAATTAGGTGAATTTTTAGATCAAAAATTAAGTACGATAAACGGAGTTCGCAATGCGTAA
- a CDS encoding co-chaperone GroES: protein MKIQPLDDRVLIEKAQEDGEQKVGSIIIPDTAAKEKPTTGKVVAVGTDEDLKENVKVGDTIIYSKYAGDEIKMEDVEYMIIQRSDILAIVK from the coding sequence GTGAAAATTCAACCACTTGATGATCGTGTATTAATTGAAAAAGCACAAGAAGATGGTGAGCAAAAAGTAGGTTCCATTATCATTCCGGATACTGCAGCAAAAGAAAAACCAACCACAGGTAAGGTTGTTGCCGTTGGAACTGATGAAGATTTAAAAGAGAATGTTAAAGTTGGTGATACCATCATCTACTCAAAATATGCTGGTGATGAAATCAAAATGGAAGACGTTGAGTACATGATTATCCAACGTAGCGATATTCTTGCAATTGTAAAATAA
- a CDS encoding NrdH-redoxin, translated as MQTQAKTQAKVLMFSTPTCHFCKVAKRYFKEQNIRFRDIDVSRNPSAAADMQKRTGQMGVPVIMINNRPIVGFDKIKINKLLGLK; from the coding sequence ATGCAGACTCAGGCAAAGACACAAGCAAAAGTTTTAATGTTTTCAACGCCCACGTGTCATTTTTGCAAAGTTGCGAAAAGGTACTTTAAAGAACAGAATATTCGTTTCCGGGATATCGATGTTTCGCGAAACCCTTCAGCTGCAGCAGATATGCAAAAAAGGACCGGGCAAATGGGTGTTCCGGTAATTATGATTAACAACCGGCCAATTGTAGGATTTGATAAAATAAAAATAAATAAATTATTGGGTTTGAAATAA
- a CDS encoding efflux RND transporter permease subunit — MKLPKIAIDNHQFTIMMVLLLSLMGVVSFFSMPRSEDPAVTPPGTNVVVVYPGASTEDLERLVVDPIEEAINELEDIHKFNTTIENGLAVISVEFIAGTDAEDKYSDVLQKVNRVRNKLPKDILLLDILKWSISDVVVVQLAINSDSLSYNELEKKADILKTRLERISGVKKSKVWAAPDQQVQIKLDFQKIAQLNIPLQQIIGALQSSNSNIPGGTIKLGPKSFNIKTSGSYESLNEIRNTVVHARLNKPVYIKDIASVEIDYEEQNYIARFRDKKSLFITVTQKSGTNIFNVVGAVKKEVTDFKEKLPQDIQLETVFDQSLSVEKRMDTFFSNLAGGMLLVGLIVFLAFGLKTSMIIALVIPLSIIIAIGFVDMSGYGLEQMSIVAMVIALGLLVDNAIVVVENIIRFRRLGYSKKESAIRGVSQVGWAVASSTVTTILAFVPIIFMPGITGDFIRSMPVTVVYILSASLVLALTLTPYLSKKYLKFEQNDKDKMLFRSLNHIIEKHYKWILSKALNNRTIVLIIATVALLFSLFLFPYVGVSFFPKAEKPQFLIDIKMPKGTNLDKTNAVTKQVESIITELSGDVTYATNVGRGNPRIYYNIISQRETSHYAQLFVQQTDEDMGKMAQLISSLRDTLPKIAGTKIEVKEFAQGPPVEAPIAIKILGENLDILKNIAHDVEEMISAENGTININNPLATSSIDLQMNINRDKAAILGLDLASIDMTIRAAAAGITATTYRDQNGDEYDLVVKMPFDDKITLSDLDKIYFSNAVGHQVPFRQVVDVEFADSPALISHFKTQRNVSITADVLDGYSVDAITQAVISKMDNYTWPDGYNYYVGGELESREESFGGMGQALIVAIIGIFGVLVLQFKSFSQPFIVLSALPLAIIGSIISLFITGYSFSFTAFIGITSLVGIVINNSIILIDYTNQLRRSGKEVLKALKEASTTRFIPIILTTATTIGGLLPLTLAGGSLWAPMGWAIIGGLAVSTMLTLLVVPVLYLMFSPVIVEEK; from the coding sequence ATGAAATTACCCAAAATTGCAATAGATAATCATCAGTTTACCATAATGATGGTTTTGCTCCTTTCATTAATGGGGGTTGTATCATTTTTTTCAATGCCAAGATCAGAAGATCCGGCTGTCACTCCTCCGGGGACAAATGTTGTTGTGGTTTATCCCGGAGCCAGTACAGAAGATTTGGAACGGTTGGTTGTTGATCCTATTGAAGAAGCTATAAATGAGCTGGAAGATATTCACAAATTTAACACAACTATTGAAAATGGATTAGCTGTCATTTCTGTGGAGTTTATTGCCGGAACCGATGCCGAAGATAAATATAGTGATGTGCTGCAAAAAGTTAACCGGGTTAGAAACAAGCTGCCGAAAGATATCCTTTTGCTTGATATTCTTAAGTGGTCCATTTCGGATGTTGTTGTGGTCCAGCTTGCAATAAACTCTGATTCGCTTAGCTACAACGAGCTTGAAAAAAAGGCCGATATTTTAAAAACACGCTTAGAGCGAATTAGCGGCGTTAAGAAAAGTAAAGTTTGGGCAGCACCAGATCAGCAAGTTCAAATTAAGCTGGATTTTCAAAAAATTGCTCAACTAAACATTCCTCTGCAGCAAATTATTGGTGCTTTGCAAAGCAGTAATTCGAACATTCCCGGTGGAACAATAAAACTTGGGCCCAAAAGTTTTAATATAAAAACAAGCGGTTCATACGAGTCATTAAATGAGATTCGTAACACTGTTGTCCATGCCCGTTTGAACAAACCGGTTTATATAAAGGACATCGCCTCTGTTGAAATTGACTATGAAGAACAGAATTATATTGCGCGTTTCAGAGATAAAAAATCTCTTTTTATAACAGTAACACAAAAAAGCGGAACAAATATTTTTAATGTCGTTGGGGCAGTAAAAAAGGAGGTTACCGACTTCAAAGAAAAACTGCCTCAAGACATCCAGCTTGAAACTGTTTTTGATCAATCCCTGAGTGTTGAAAAAAGGATGGACACATTTTTTTCTAATCTTGCTGGCGGTATGCTTTTAGTCGGGTTAATTGTCTTTTTGGCATTTGGTTTAAAAACTTCTATGATAATAGCTTTGGTAATCCCTCTCTCCATAATTATTGCAATTGGATTTGTGGATATGAGTGGATATGGATTGGAGCAAATGTCAATTGTAGCCATGGTTATTGCACTTGGGTTGTTGGTTGATAACGCCATAGTTGTTGTTGAAAATATTATCCGTTTTCGCCGCCTCGGTTACAGCAAAAAAGAGTCCGCTATTCGTGGTGTTAGTCAGGTTGGATGGGCAGTTGCCAGCTCAACTGTAACAACTATACTGGCATTTGTCCCAATCATTTTTATGCCGGGTATTACAGGAGATTTTATCCGCAGTATGCCGGTTACGGTTGTTTACATTTTAAGTGCATCACTAGTTCTGGCACTAACTTTAACACCGTATCTTTCAAAAAAGTATCTTAAATTTGAACAAAATGATAAAGATAAAATGCTGTTCCGTTCATTAAACCATATTATTGAGAAACATTATAAATGGATTTTATCAAAAGCATTAAACAATCGCACTATTGTTCTGATCATCGCAACTGTTGCCTTACTGTTTTCTTTGTTCCTTTTCCCATACGTTGGAGTCAGTTTTTTTCCAAAAGCTGAAAAACCTCAATTTCTGATTGATATAAAAATGCCCAAAGGAACAAATCTTGATAAGACAAATGCCGTTACAAAACAGGTTGAATCCATAATTACAGAACTTTCCGGCGATGTTACATATGCAACAAATGTCGGCCGTGGTAATCCTCGTATTTATTACAATATTATTTCGCAGAGGGAAACCAGCCACTATGCGCAACTTTTTGTTCAGCAAACTGATGAAGATATGGGCAAAATGGCCCAACTCATTTCCAGCCTTCGTGACACTCTCCCTAAAATTGCGGGTACTAAGATTGAAGTGAAAGAGTTTGCACAAGGCCCTCCTGTAGAAGCACCAATTGCTATAAAAATCCTTGGTGAAAACCTGGATATTCTAAAAAATATTGCCCATGATGTTGAGGAAATGATTTCCGCTGAAAACGGAACCATTAATATTAATAACCCATTGGCTACTTCTTCTATTGATCTTCAGATGAACATCAACCGAGATAAAGCTGCAATTCTGGGTCTTGATCTTGCAAGCATTGATATGACAATCCGTGCGGCTGCGGCCGGCATAACTGCTACTACATACAGAGATCAAAATGGTGATGAATATGATCTTGTGGTTAAAATGCCTTTTGATGATAAAATTACATTAAGTGATCTTGATAAAATTTATTTTTCAAATGCTGTTGGACACCAGGTTCCTTTCCGACAAGTTGTTGATGTTGAGTTTGCCGATTCGCCTGCATTGATCAGCCACTTTAAAACCCAAAGAAACGTTTCTATAACTGCAGATGTTCTTGATGGATACTCTGTAGATGCAATTACCCAGGCTGTGATTAGCAAGATGGATAACTATACCTGGCCGGATGGTTACAACTATTATGTTGGAGGTGAGCTTGAAAGCCGGGAAGAATCTTTTGGCGGAATGGGCCAGGCACTAATTGTTGCTATCATTGGGATCTTTGGTGTTTTGGTTTTACAGTTTAAATCTTTTTCTCAGCCTTTTATTGTATTGTCTGCTTTACCGCTGGCAATTATTGGTTCGATTATTTCACTATTTATAACCGGATATTCATTTTCATTTACAGCCTTTATTGGCATAACCAGCCTGGTGGGTATTGTTATCAATAATTCAATTATTTTGATCGATTATACAAACCAATTGCGGCGTTCCGGGAAAGAAGTTCTTAAGGCCTTAAAAGAGGCGAGCACAACTCGCTTTATTCCGATTATTCTGACAACGGCAACAACTATTGGCGGTTTACTTCCTTTAACTTTAGCTGGCGGCTCATTATGGGCGCCGATGGGTTGGGCAATAATTGGCGGCCTGGCTGTTTCAACTATGTTAACGCTGCTCGTTGTACCGGTTTTATACCTTATGTTTAGTCCGGTAATTGTTGAAGAAAAATAA
- a CDS encoding efflux RND transporter periplasmic adaptor subunit: MKKITLLFLMLSISYLLFIGCESQAQENNELKSIKVKMVEVVSTELQTPINTSGLLAAKEEVLLSFKTGGVIKNIFVDAGQKVKKGQLLAQLDLEEISSYREQAESALAKAKRDMARIENLYNEKVVTLEQKQNVKTALDVARSNAKIASFNEQHSKIYAPTDGKILSRFAEKNELTSQGRPILSFGSTNEAFVLKVGVSDKDVVKLQLGDPATLEFDAFPGSIFNATVSQIAAGASKGSGTFEVELQLATSKQILYSGFIGKAKILPQKREQVSIIPIESLLGASGKSGYVFKIDGQNIAKKQKVKISLLLDDQVVISEGLEGIDKVAGEGNDYLTSGSLVTIIN; the protein is encoded by the coding sequence ATGAAAAAAATAACACTTTTATTTCTGATGTTAAGTATCTCGTATTTATTGTTTATAGGCTGCGAATCCCAAGCCCAGGAAAACAATGAACTTAAAAGTATCAAGGTTAAAATGGTTGAAGTTGTTTCAACTGAATTACAAACCCCGATTAATACAAGTGGATTGTTGGCTGCAAAAGAAGAAGTTCTTTTATCATTTAAAACTGGTGGCGTTATCAAAAATATTTTTGTAGACGCCGGACAAAAAGTGAAAAAAGGACAACTACTGGCACAGCTGGATCTTGAAGAAATATCGTCTTATCGTGAGCAGGCAGAAAGTGCCCTTGCCAAAGCAAAGCGTGATATGGCAAGAATAGAAAACCTTTATAATGAAAAAGTTGTGACTCTTGAACAAAAGCAAAATGTTAAAACGGCTCTTGATGTGGCAAGATCTAATGCAAAAATCGCCTCTTTCAATGAACAGCATTCAAAAATATATGCCCCAACTGATGGTAAAATTCTATCCCGTTTTGCTGAGAAAAATGAACTGACTTCTCAGGGGCGCCCTATTCTCTCTTTTGGTTCAACAAATGAGGCATTTGTTTTAAAAGTCGGTGTCTCTGATAAAGATGTTGTGAAGTTACAACTTGGTGATCCTGCTACTCTTGAATTTGATGCCTTCCCCGGAAGTATATTTAATGCAACTGTTTCCCAAATCGCTGCCGGCGCAAGTAAGGGAAGTGGAACTTTTGAAGTGGAGTTACAGCTGGCGACTTCTAAGCAAATCCTATATTCCGGGTTTATAGGCAAAGCAAAGATATTACCACAAAAACGAGAGCAAGTTAGCATAATTCCAATAGAATCACTTTTAGGTGCATCTGGTAAAAGTGGCTATGTTTTCAAAATTGACGGGCAAAATATTGCAAAAAAACAGAAAGTGAAAATTTCCTTATTACTGGATGATCAGGTTGTAATTAGTGAAGGACTTGAAGGAATTGATAAAGTTGCCGGTGAAGGAAATGATTATCTTACAAGTGGTTCATTGGTTACAATAATAAATTAA
- a CDS encoding TolC family protein: MRQIISFLWIIPFLVFENGYAQESMEKVLEEYVLIGIQNNQALKQKNFSYQKSSAALKEARGMFMPSISIEARYSRAGGGREIIFPVGDLMNPVYGSLNQLFAATGLPQQNFPTLENEQIPFLRKEEHETKLRLVQPLIQPAIYYNYQLKDNLSEASMSEVRAYKSQLISEIKSAYYKYMQTIQLVTLFEGTLDLLNENIRVSQALYDNDMVTIDVIYRAGSEKLKVDQQLEEAKHKNILAKSYFNFLLNRPLDEDILISENNESPLYPVINLNTSEERALKHRDEIRQIEHALSATENAHALSGSGYFPNLNLVMDYGFQGAEYNFSKENDYWMASAVLSWNLFNGFQDNAKREQAAMDNKIMQARSNELRKQIRMQVKNAVWGLQVSHKTLLSAQKQETQANESFKIVSTKYKEGVASQIEFIDARLNMTNSRINNIISKYDFFIKQAELDHVLGNSN, translated from the coding sequence ATGCGACAAATAATTAGCTTTTTATGGATTATACCTTTCCTTGTTTTTGAAAATGGGTACGCTCAGGAAAGCATGGAGAAGGTTTTGGAGGAGTATGTTTTAATAGGCATACAAAACAATCAAGCTTTAAAACAAAAGAACTTTTCGTATCAGAAAAGCTCCGCGGCGCTGAAAGAGGCGCGTGGAATGTTTATGCCGTCCATTTCAATTGAGGCACGCTACTCACGAGCTGGTGGCGGACGTGAAATTATTTTTCCGGTTGGCGACTTAATGAACCCGGTTTACGGCTCATTAAACCAGCTTTTTGCTGCCACAGGATTGCCGCAGCAAAACTTCCCAACATTGGAAAATGAACAAATTCCTTTTTTACGAAAGGAAGAACATGAAACAAAGCTTCGCCTTGTGCAACCGTTAATCCAACCCGCTATATACTATAATTATCAACTTAAAGATAATTTGTCTGAAGCCTCTATGTCGGAAGTAAGAGCTTACAAAAGCCAGCTTATTTCAGAAATAAAATCCGCTTATTATAAATATATGCAAACTATTCAGCTTGTTACTTTGTTTGAGGGAACTCTTGATTTATTAAATGAAAACATTCGGGTTAGCCAGGCTCTTTATGATAATGATATGGTGACAATAGATGTTATTTATCGCGCCGGTTCCGAAAAACTAAAAGTTGATCAGCAGCTTGAAGAAGCAAAACATAAAAACATTCTAGCCAAATCTTATTTTAACTTTTTATTAAACCGGCCTTTGGATGAAGATATCTTAATCAGCGAAAACAATGAATCCCCACTTTACCCTGTAATAAATCTTAACACTTCTGAGGAACGTGCTCTAAAGCATCGGGATGAAATCCGGCAGATTGAACATGCTTTATCAGCAACAGAAAATGCCCACGCTCTTTCAGGCAGCGGTTATTTTCCTAACCTTAACCTGGTTATGGATTATGGTTTCCAGGGCGCGGAATATAATTTTAGTAAAGAAAATGATTATTGGATGGCCTCTGCTGTTTTAAGCTGGAATTTGTTTAACGGGTTTCAGGATAATGCCAAAAGGGAGCAAGCTGCAATGGATAATAAAATTATGCAGGCACGATCTAATGAACTTAGAAAGCAAATTCGTATGCAGGTAAAAAATGCTGTTTGGGGTTTACAGGTTTCGCATAAAACTTTATTAAGTGCCCAAAAGCAGGAAACCCAGGCCAACGAATCTTTTAAAATTGTATCAACAAAATACAAGGAAGGGGTCGCCTCTCAGATTGAGTTTATTGATGCACGGTTAAATATGACCAATTCCAGGATAAATAATATTATTTCAAAATATGATTTTTTTATAAAGCAAGCTGAGCTGGATCATGTTTTGGGAAATTCTAATTAA
- a CDS encoding TetR/AcrR family transcriptional regulator, with the protein MGISERKEREKHQRRNDIINAAEKLFFSKGLANTTMDEVAKEAEYSKGTLYLYFKSKEDLYLAITVRGMKILEKMFREALKVSENGLCKSRRMGETYFEFAHKYPNYFNSMVYFETSDIQIDNNENAQTCEEQVNRTLQPVVEAVQEGINDESIRSDLDPLQVATVMWAHCTGIITVISQRGSHIEEQHGVKVNDLVELSFEMIGRSLKK; encoded by the coding sequence ATGGGAATTAGTGAGCGTAAAGAAAGAGAAAAACATCAAAGACGTAATGACATTATTAATGCAGCGGAAAAACTCTTTTTCAGCAAAGGGCTTGCTAATACAACGATGGATGAGGTAGCAAAAGAAGCCGAATACAGTAAAGGAACATTATATCTTTATTTTAAAAGTAAAGAAGATCTTTATCTGGCAATAACCGTACGAGGCATGAAAATACTGGAAAAAATGTTTCGCGAGGCATTAAAAGTTTCTGAAAATGGGCTTTGCAAATCACGAAGAATGGGTGAAACATATTTTGAATTTGCACATAAATATCCCAACTATTTTAATTCAATGGTTTATTTTGAAACAAGTGACATACAAATTGATAATAACGAAAACGCCCAAACATGTGAGGAACAAGTAAACAGAACATTGCAGCCTGTAGTAGAAGCTGTTCAGGAAGGTATAAATGATGAAAGCATCAGGTCAGACTTAGATCCACTGCAAGTAGCTACTGTTATGTGGGCTCACTGTACAGGGATCATTACAGTAATTTCTCAGCGTGGATCTCATATTGAAGAGCAGCATGGTGTCAAAGTCAATGATTTGGTTGAACTCTCTTTTGAGATGATTGGACGTTCGTTAAAAAAATAA
- a CDS encoding undecaprenyl-diphosphate phosphatase has product MELIKSIILGLVQGLSEFLPISSSGHLVIFAEILNFHEEGIAFEVFVHFGTLLSILVAFRKELIQMIIALYQVPIKKNNDPELQEYFKWDLYVIIATIPAGVIGLTFKDQIETAFSNVLLVYFMLAITGLIMTLTPYLKDRGTLFKTSNTFLIGVAQAFAILPGISRSGSTIFTGLLFGIDRDKVARFSFIMSIPAVFGAVLLKTKDLMEVGIDSSGMLNYFAGTIVAFATGYLAIIWLLDIVKKGKLQWFGYYCFVVSALGLGWHFLG; this is encoded by the coding sequence ATGGAACTTATAAAATCAATTATTTTGGGGCTTGTACAAGGATTGTCGGAGTTTTTACCAATATCCAGCTCAGGTCACCTGGTCATTTTTGCAGAGATACTTAATTTTCATGAAGAAGGGATTGCCTTTGAAGTATTTGTTCATTTTGGGACATTGTTATCCATCCTGGTTGCATTTCGCAAAGAATTAATACAAATGATAATCGCCCTATATCAGGTTCCAATCAAAAAAAATAATGACCCGGAATTACAAGAATATTTTAAATGGGATTTATATGTTATCATCGCCACAATTCCTGCCGGTGTAATTGGGCTTACATTTAAAGATCAAATTGAAACCGCTTTTTCAAATGTTTTGCTTGTATATTTTATGCTGGCTATTACCGGGTTGATTATGACTTTGACGCCTTATTTAAAAGATCGCGGCACACTGTTTAAAACTTCAAACACTTTTCTGATTGGAGTAGCTCAGGCATTTGCAATTTTGCCGGGGATTTCCAGAAGTGGCAGTACAATTTTCACCGGTCTGCTTTTCGGTATAGATCGTGATAAAGTTGCCCGCTTTTCATTTATAATGTCTATTCCGGCGGTTTTTGGGGCAGTACTTTTAAAAACAAAAGATTTAATGGAAGTTGGCATCGACTCATCCGGAATGTTGAATTATTTTGCCGGGACAATTGTTGCATTTGCTACTGGTTATTTGGCGATTATCTGGCTTTTGGATATTGTAAAAAAAGGCAAACTACAATGGTTTGGATATTACTGTTTTGTAGTATCGGCTCTTGGCTTGGGGTGGCACTTTTTGGGATAA